One part of the Syntrophales bacterium genome encodes these proteins:
- a CDS encoding heavy metal translocating P-type ATPase: MSEKVVLHIGGMTCAACVRRVELALKAVAGVRDTAVNLATARATVVHDRDWAGIEALKGAITGHGYEFLGVLGDVPEDPITAAREKEIKELKIKFSFGMVLSIIIFIGSMQHWFSFLMAVPRQVMLITMFVLTTPVVFWVGSQFYIGAIKALRQKTTDMNTLVAVGALSAYLSSILATFFPQVFADADMAAHSYYDSAAMIITLILLGRLLEAKARGKTSRAIKGLMGLRPKTARVIRDGQEMDVPIDEVREGDLLIVRPGEKIATDGIVVSGASTVDESMLTGESMPVTKEPGQQVFAATLNKTGSFTFKATKVGAETTLAQIIRLVEEAQGSKAPIQRLADRVASVFVPAVFIIGIFTFVVWYFFVSPPLFSRALLNFVSVLVIACPCALGLATPTAVMVGTGLGAENGILIKGGESLEKAYKLTMVVFDKTGTLTRGRRGLQM, from the coding sequence TTGTCTGAGAAGGTGGTCCTTCACATTGGCGGAATGACCTGTGCCGCCTGTGTTCGGCGGGTGGAACTGGCGTTAAAGGCGGTTGCTGGTGTCAGAGATACGGCTGTAAATCTTGCTACTGCAAGGGCAACGGTTGTGCATGACAGGGACTGGGCCGGTATTGAAGCACTAAAAGGGGCAATTACCGGACATGGCTACGAGTTCTTGGGTGTTCTTGGCGATGTTCCTGAAGATCCCATTACAGCAGCCCGGGAGAAAGAGATTAAGGAATTAAAAATCAAGTTCAGCTTTGGCATGGTGCTCAGCATCATCATATTTATAGGCTCCATGCAACACTGGTTTTCGTTTCTTATGGCCGTCCCGAGACAGGTCATGCTGATTACCATGTTTGTACTCACAACTCCCGTGGTATTCTGGGTGGGAAGCCAGTTTTATATTGGTGCCATCAAGGCTTTGAGACAAAAGACCACAGACATGAACACGCTGGTGGCAGTGGGGGCACTTTCCGCTTATCTCTCCTCTATTTTAGCGACCTTTTTCCCCCAGGTCTTTGCAGATGCAGATATGGCCGCCCACAGTTACTATGACAGTGCCGCCATGATTATTACCCTGATCCTTCTCGGGCGTTTGCTGGAAGCGAAGGCCCGAGGAAAAACCTCTCGGGCGATCAAGGGCCTGATGGGACTCAGACCCAAAACAGCCCGTGTTATCCGGGATGGGCAGGAGATGGATGTTCCGATTGATGAGGTGAGGGAAGGGGATCTGCTTATCGTCCGGCCAGGGGAAAAGATTGCTACCGACGGGATAGTTGTTTCCGGGGCCTCAACGGTAGATGAGTCCATGCTGACCGGTGAGAGTATGCCGGTGACTAAAGAACCCGGACAACAGGTATTCGCTGCTACATTGAACAAGACTGGAAGTTTTACTTTTAAGGCCACAAAGGTAGGTGCCGAGACTACCCTGGCTCAGATTATCCGTCTTGTTGAAGAGGCCCAGGGATCTAAAGCTCCAATCCAGAGACTGGCAGACAGAGTTGCCTCCGTATTCGTACCTGCCGTATTTATTATTGGTATATTCACTTTTGTGGTCTGGTACTTTTTTGTTTCCCCTCCCCTCTTTAGCCGTGCCCTGTTGAATTTTGTATCCGTGCTGGTGATTGCCTGTCCCTGCGCTCTTGGTCTGGCAACGCCTACAGCGGTTATGGTTGGTACGGGTCTGGGAGCAGAAAATGGTATCCTGATCAAGGGTGGGGAGAGCCTTGAAAAAGCTTACAAACTCACGATGGTAGTATTTGACAAGACCGGCACCCTCACCAGGGGGAGGCGGGGGTTACAGATGTAA